From a region of the Methylomonas rapida genome:
- a CDS encoding sensor domain-containing diguanylate cyclase has protein sequence MKNKGLEQKSERMCCWAYYPAFIVLVVSLAAIFIVARQIDARYHQRLIEHFNFETDRVTTIIRERMALHGHTLISAAGLFAASDNVTRKDWATFVGILGLDMTHPGVQGLGFSQWIPGQQLGQHVADMRRQGFPDYVVNPIGERENYSSIIYLEPFSGRNLRAFGYDMYTEPVRRKAMERARDNAELSYSEKVILLQETKDDVQAGILAYYPVYRNGSIPQTVEQRREALVGWVYNPYRMVDLLDAILGKKLFGLRLEIFDADKLSSDGLLYDSQPNPLPSGPSNGSAPITRTLHLSLGGHFWTLRYTALPEFISATQFTQPWIEITTLFLLGALLFLITLAYISAHRNASVAQQLSKSLETSERRFRRLFENAPVAYAALDLQGYMLGFNPQTCTLLGYTVEELRGKKLFEFMNPDNRQELELKLHMLDHAGVLEMELPLLRKSGHALTVILDGRMQKNKSGQSIVHCILTNITDRKKAENKLQLAARVFTEAQEGITISDANGTIIDVNPTFCALTGYAREETIGQNHRMFQSGRHDAAFYQKLWQTLQTTGHWQGEICNRKKSGPLYIASLTISAMRNESGEIVNYVGLFSDITQAKIQQQQLKKLAHHDPLTGLPNRVLFTDRFNQALAHCKRNKALLGVVYMDLDGFKQVNDNLGHDAGDQLLISVAARIKASLREEDTVSRLGGDEFALLLRDIESKPHCAQLLDRIHRAIVQPYEIAGRSVTIGVSGGVTLYPLDNQDADALLRHADQAMYQAKQQGRNRFEFFPTVEP, from the coding sequence ATGAAAAACAAAGGGCTTGAGCAGAAATCAGAAAGAATGTGCTGTTGGGCCTATTACCCGGCATTCATCGTATTAGTGGTATCGCTGGCCGCCATATTCATCGTCGCACGCCAAATCGACGCTCGTTACCATCAACGCTTGATCGAGCATTTCAATTTTGAAACCGACCGTGTCACCACCATCATTCGCGAACGCATGGCCTTGCATGGCCATACCCTGATCAGCGCAGCCGGTCTGTTTGCCGCCAGCGATAACGTCACCCGCAAGGATTGGGCTACATTCGTCGGCATTTTGGGGCTGGATATGACTCATCCCGGCGTACAAGGCCTGGGTTTTTCTCAATGGATTCCCGGACAGCAACTAGGACAGCATGTCGCCGACATGCGCCGGCAAGGTTTTCCCGATTATGTCGTCAATCCCATTGGAGAGCGCGAAAATTATTCCAGCATCATCTATCTGGAACCCTTTTCAGGCCGCAACTTACGCGCGTTCGGCTATGACATGTACACCGAACCGGTGCGGCGTAAGGCCATGGAGCGCGCACGCGACAACGCCGAATTGTCTTACTCTGAAAAGGTAATCCTGCTGCAAGAAACCAAGGACGACGTTCAAGCCGGTATTCTGGCCTATTACCCCGTCTACCGTAATGGCTCAATCCCGCAAACCGTGGAACAACGCCGTGAAGCCTTGGTGGGTTGGGTCTATAACCCCTATCGCATGGTCGATTTACTGGACGCGATACTGGGCAAAAAATTATTCGGCCTGCGCTTGGAAATTTTCGATGCCGACAAGCTCTCCAGCGACGGCTTGCTGTACGATAGCCAGCCAAACCCCTTGCCATCGGGACCATCCAACGGCTCGGCGCCAATCACCCGCACGCTGCACCTGAGTTTGGGCGGACATTTCTGGACCTTGCGCTACACGGCGTTGCCCGAATTCATCAGTGCCACCCAATTTACTCAACCGTGGATAGAAATCACGACCCTATTCCTGCTCGGAGCCTTGCTGTTTTTGATCACCTTGGCCTACATCAGCGCTCATCGCAATGCTTCGGTTGCCCAGCAATTATCAAAGTCACTGGAAACCAGTGAAAGAAGATTCCGCCGCCTGTTTGAAAACGCGCCAGTCGCTTATGCGGCGCTGGACCTGCAGGGCTATATGCTTGGTTTCAACCCGCAAACTTGCACGTTGCTCGGCTACACGGTTGAAGAACTGCGCGGCAAAAAATTATTCGAATTCATGAATCCGGACAATCGACAAGAGCTGGAATTAAAACTTCACATGCTGGACCATGCTGGCGTATTGGAAATGGAGCTGCCGCTGCTGAGAAAATCCGGGCACGCGCTGACAGTGATTCTCGATGGCAGAATGCAGAAAAACAAGTCTGGCCAAAGTATCGTGCATTGCATCCTGACCAATATCACCGATCGTAAAAAAGCCGAAAACAAGCTGCAACTCGCGGCCCGCGTTTTCACCGAAGCGCAAGAGGGCATTACGATCAGCGATGCCAACGGCACCATCATCGACGTCAATCCGACGTTTTGTGCCCTGACGGGCTATGCGCGCGAAGAAACGATAGGGCAAAACCACCGCATGTTCCAATCGGGCCGCCATGACGCGGCGTTTTATCAAAAGCTTTGGCAAACCTTGCAAACGACTGGCCACTGGCAAGGTGAAATTTGTAATCGCAAGAAAAGCGGCCCACTGTACATCGCCAGCCTGACCATTTCAGCGATGCGCAATGAAAGCGGCGAAATCGTCAACTATGTCGGTTTGTTCTCGGACATCACGCAAGCCAAAATTCAGCAGCAACAACTCAAAAAATTAGCCCATCACGACCCGTTGACGGGCCTACCCAACCGAGTGCTGTTCACCGACCGTTTCAACCAGGCACTAGCGCATTGCAAACGCAATAAAGCGCTATTGGGCGTGGTTTACATGGATCTGGACGGATTCAAGCAAGTCAATGACAACTTGGGCCATGATGCCGGCGATCAATTGTTGATAAGCGTTGCGGCTCGCATCAAAGCCAGCCTGCGGGAAGAAGACACGGTTTCGCGCTTGGGCGGGGATGAGTTTGCGCTATTGCTGAGGGATATCGAATCCAAACCTCACTGCGCGCAGCTGCTCGATCGCATTCATCGAGCCATCGTGCAACCCTACGAGATCGCCGGCCGATCCGTCACCATTGGCGTCAGCGGCGGCGTCACCTTGTATCCCTTGGATAATCAAGACGCCGACGCACTGTTGCGCCATGCGGACCAGGCCATGTATCAAGCCAAACAACAAGGCCGCAATCGCTTTGAATTTTTTCCCACGGTCGAGCCTTGA
- a CDS encoding IS1380 family transposase, with protein MKRFILEQSETEFYTSHSGLALVGLCLNQYGQLNQALEKGIPLRHGIAHADIIKSYIGTLSLGKSDFEAIENHRDDDYFKAALAIHQVPSSARLRQRLDEHADALLPIIYQSNLDFLAHAQVPVTPLATGHVALDIDVYPMNNEKTCKEGVSRTYKGFDGYAPIALYLGKEGWCIGNELREGKQHCQYEFRYALERGLAAAKRLTTLPLLVRLDGGHDALDNRIDLHEADQVDFIIKWNPRKQDADAWLAYAEQHGQWTTPREGKRVALFSVMEQHTRNGKTYTCRRVMQITERTITAQGQALVLPDIEIEGWWTSLPVADYDDAMVIALYRDHATAEQFHSEFKTDLDIERLPSGKFATNDLIMSLSAYSYNILRWIGLIGLLGEQSPVRHPAKRRRIKTVIQELMYLAARLIRSGHRLKLRFSQSCPGFIAFESTYAKLAAG; from the coding sequence ATGAAGCGGTTTATCCTGGAGCAATCTGAAACTGAATTTTATACCAGCCATTCTGGATTAGCCTTGGTCGGTTTATGTTTGAATCAATATGGCCAGCTCAATCAGGCGCTGGAAAAAGGTATTCCGCTACGGCACGGTATTGCTCACGCCGATATTATCAAAAGCTATATAGGCACCCTTAGCCTGGGCAAAAGCGACTTCGAAGCCATCGAAAACCATCGCGACGACGACTATTTCAAAGCCGCGCTCGCCATTCATCAAGTACCCTCCAGCGCCCGCCTCAGACAGCGACTGGATGAACACGCCGACGCCTTATTACCGATCATTTATCAAAGCAACCTCGATTTTCTGGCTCACGCCCAGGTGCCGGTAACGCCGTTAGCCACAGGCCATGTCGCGTTGGATATCGATGTTTACCCCATGAACAACGAAAAAACCTGCAAAGAAGGCGTCTCCCGAACCTACAAAGGTTTTGACGGCTACGCCCCGATTGCCCTCTATCTGGGTAAAGAGGGCTGGTGTATTGGTAATGAACTGCGCGAAGGCAAGCAGCATTGCCAATACGAATTCCGCTATGCGCTGGAGCGCGGACTCGCCGCCGCGAAACGTTTGACGACTTTGCCTTTGTTGGTCCGGCTGGATGGCGGTCACGACGCGCTCGACAATCGCATCGACTTACACGAAGCCGATCAGGTCGATTTCATCATCAAATGGAACCCGCGTAAACAAGATGCCGACGCCTGGCTGGCCTACGCCGAACAACACGGCCAGTGGACCACACCGCGCGAAGGCAAACGCGTGGCCTTGTTCAGTGTCATGGAGCAACACACTCGCAACGGTAAAACCTATACCTGTCGCAGGGTCATGCAAATCACCGAGCGCACCATCACGGCTCAAGGCCAAGCCCTCGTGCTACCGGATATCGAAATCGAAGGCTGGTGGACCAGTCTGCCGGTGGCCGATTACGACGATGCCATGGTTATTGCCCTCTATCGCGACCATGCCACCGCTGAACAATTCCACAGCGAATTCAAGACCGATCTGGATATCGAGCGCCTGCCATCCGGCAAGTTTGCCACCAACGACCTGATCATGAGCCTCAGCGCCTATAGCTACAACATCCTGCGCTGGATAGGCCTGATCGGCTTGCTGGGCGAACAAAGCCCGGTCAGGCATCCTGCCAAGCGGCGGCGTATCAAAACCGTGATCCAGGAACTGATGTATCTGGCCGCGCGACTCATCCGTAGCGGGCACCGGCTGAAGCTGCGCTTTTCACAGAGCTGTCCCGGTTTCATCGCTTTTGAATCCACCTACGCCAAACTCGCCGCCGGCTAG
- a CDS encoding type II toxin-antitoxin system HicA family toxin — MGDFTPLLKKVLKAQGCYFVRQGKGDHEIWFSPVSQKNFVVDGKIKSRHTANAALQQAGLDKQF; from the coding sequence ATGGGAGACTTTACCCCACTACTCAAAAAGGTTTTGAAAGCCCAGGGCTGCTACTTTGTTCGCCAAGGCAAAGGAGATCATGAAATCTGGTTCAGTCCAGTGTCGCAAAAGAACTTTGTCGTTGATGGCAAAATCAAGTCGAGACACACCGCAAACGCCGCGCTTCAACAAGCCGGTTTAGATAAGCAGTTTTAA
- a CDS encoding DUF1902 domain-containing protein, translated as MNQPLKISAQWDEEAHVWVATSNDVAGLAIEASTIDGLIERLKIVIPELMALNHQELTGDELPFMLDGFMTTRTHAH; from the coding sequence ATGAATCAACCGTTAAAGATCAGCGCCCAATGGGATGAAGAAGCCCATGTGTGGGTAGCAACCAGTAATGACGTCGCCGGGCTGGCAATCGAGGCAAGTACCATTGACGGCTTGATAGAGCGGCTAAAAATCGTCATACCGGAATTGATGGCGTTGAACCACCAAGAGCTGACCGGGGATGAATTGCCGTTTATGCTGGATGGCTTTATGACAACCAGAACCCACGCGCATTGA
- the radC gene encoding RadC family protein, which yields MSIKDWPADERPREKLLQRGAAALTDAELLAIFLRTGIAGKTAVDMARELLREYGSLRGLLGAERERFCQSHGLGDAKYAQLQAVLEMARRHFSEILQRGNALTSPDITRAYLSVQLRGYSYEVFACLFLDNQHRVIQWEELFRGTIDGASVYPREVAKRALFHHAAAVIFAHNHPSGINEPSQADRQITDKLKQALALFDIRVLDHFIVGDGQPFSFAENGLL from the coding sequence ATGAGCATCAAGGATTGGCCCGCCGACGAGCGGCCGCGGGAAAAATTATTGCAACGCGGTGCGGCTGCGCTGACCGATGCCGAGTTATTAGCCATTTTTCTGCGCACCGGCATAGCGGGGAAAACGGCAGTGGATATGGCGCGCGAACTGCTCAGAGAGTACGGTTCCTTGCGCGGCTTGTTGGGCGCGGAACGCGAGCGATTTTGTCAGAGCCACGGCCTGGGCGACGCCAAATATGCCCAGCTGCAAGCGGTGCTGGAAATGGCCCGCCGGCATTTTTCCGAAATTCTGCAACGCGGTAATGCGTTGACCAGCCCCGATATTACCCGGGCCTATCTCAGTGTCCAGTTGCGAGGCTATAGCTACGAAGTATTCGCCTGCCTGTTTCTGGACAATCAACATCGGGTCATTCAATGGGAAGAATTATTCCGCGGCACGATAGACGGTGCCAGCGTCTATCCGCGCGAAGTGGCGAAAAGGGCCTTGTTTCATCATGCGGCGGCGGTAATCTTTGCCCATAATCATCCGTCCGGTATCAACGAACCCAGCCAGGCCGACCGGCAAATCACCGACAAACTGAAACAGGCGCTGGCTTTATTCGATATTCGCGTACTCGATCACTTTATCGTCGGCGATGGTCAGCCTTTTTCGTTTGCCGAGAATGGTTTGCTGTAG
- the coaBC gene encoding bifunctional phosphopantothenoylcysteine decarboxylase/phosphopantothenate--cysteine ligase CoaBC translates to MPHFESRDAIIDTRILLGVCGGIAAYKSAELVRLLRKRHCEVRVVMTASARQFVTPLTFQALSGNPVHTELFDANQEQTMSHIHLARWADLLIIAPASANTVAKMAHGLADDLLSTLYLAAECPVYIAPAMNQAMWHKAATQDNIARLRQYGVSIIGPAAGEQACGEQGFGRMSEPEQICEQILAQTGQATLAGVSVVISAGPTREPLDPVRFISNRSSGKMGYALAEAALRVGANVTLISGPVNLPPPSGVKLVKVETAQQMYDAVLSQSGQCDIYIGAAAVADYRPSQIEARKIKKQHDHGVITLEKNPDIIAAVADQPNRPFVVGFAAETDDLENYATGKLRSKKLDMIAANWVGQHEGGFDSDNNALQVYWSGGSQHLPMTDKHHLAEQLLTLISEKFHEKNTTQAS, encoded by the coding sequence TTGCCCCATTTTGAATCAAGGGATGCAATCATCGACACGCGAATCTTATTAGGCGTTTGCGGCGGCATTGCCGCTTACAAATCGGCGGAACTGGTGCGCTTGCTGCGTAAACGTCATTGCGAAGTCCGGGTCGTCATGACCGCTTCCGCCCGGCAATTCGTGACGCCCTTAACCTTCCAGGCCTTGAGCGGCAATCCGGTACATACCGAGCTGTTCGATGCCAACCAAGAGCAGACAATGAGTCATATTCATCTGGCGCGCTGGGCCGATTTACTGATCATCGCGCCGGCCAGCGCCAACACCGTGGCCAAAATGGCCCACGGCCTGGCTGACGACTTGCTCTCGACCTTGTATCTGGCGGCGGAATGCCCTGTTTACATAGCCCCGGCGATGAATCAGGCCATGTGGCATAAAGCCGCAACGCAGGACAATATCGCCCGTTTGCGTCAATACGGTGTCAGCATCATCGGCCCCGCGGCCGGCGAACAGGCTTGCGGCGAACAGGGGTTTGGCAGAATGAGCGAACCCGAGCAGATTTGCGAGCAAATCCTTGCCCAAACCGGTCAGGCGACATTAGCCGGCGTCAGCGTGGTGATCAGCGCAGGGCCTACCCGCGAGCCCTTGGACCCCGTCCGCTTCATCAGCAACCGCAGTTCCGGCAAGATGGGTTATGCGCTGGCGGAAGCCGCATTGCGAGTCGGCGCCAATGTCACCCTCATCAGCGGGCCGGTTAATTTACCGCCCCCTAGCGGCGTCAAGCTAGTAAAAGTTGAAACCGCTCAACAAATGTACGATGCCGTGCTCAGCCAAAGCGGGCAATGTGATATTTATATCGGTGCCGCCGCAGTGGCCGACTATAGACCATCGCAGATCGAAGCGCGCAAGATCAAAAAGCAACACGACCATGGCGTCATTACACTGGAAAAAAATCCGGACATCATCGCTGCGGTAGCAGATCAACCCAACAGGCCCTTCGTCGTAGGCTTTGCAGCGGAAACCGACGATTTGGAAAATTATGCCACCGGCAAGCTGCGCAGCAAGAAATTGGACATGATCGCCGCCAACTGGGTCGGACAACACGAAGGCGGCTTCGATAGCGACAACAATGCCTTGCAAGTCTATTGGTCCGGCGGCAGTCAACACCTGCCGATGACCGACAAACACCACCTGGCAGAACAACTGCTGACGCTGATAAGCGAGAAATTTCATGAAAAAAATACAACTCAAGCTTCTTGA
- the dut gene encoding dUTP diphosphatase: MKKIQLKLLDPRLGNEIALPSYATHGSAGLDLRACLEQAITLQPGESTLIPTGLAIHIADPHLAAVILPRSGLGHKHGIVLGNLVGLIDSDYQGQVFVSCWNRGSNAFTIEIGERIAQMVFVPVVQAEFECVTEFEETHRGSGGFGHSGRH, encoded by the coding sequence ATGAAAAAAATACAACTCAAGCTTCTTGATCCAAGATTAGGCAACGAGATTGCGCTGCCGAGCTACGCCACGCACGGCTCGGCTGGTCTCGATCTTCGCGCTTGCCTGGAACAGGCTATTACCTTGCAACCCGGCGAATCGACGCTGATCCCGACCGGCCTGGCAATTCATATCGCCGATCCGCATTTGGCGGCCGTGATATTACCGCGTTCCGGCTTGGGTCATAAACACGGCATCGTGCTGGGCAACCTGGTGGGCTTGATCGATTCGGATTATCAAGGCCAAGTGTTCGTATCCTGCTGGAATCGTGGCAGTAATGCGTTTACCATCGAAATCGGCGAGCGCATTGCCCAAATGGTGTTCGTGCCCGTGGTGCAAGCAGAATTCGAATGCGTAACCGAATTCGAGGAAACCCACCGCGGCAGCGGCGGCTTCGGCCATTCCGGCCGACATTGA
- a CDS encoding phosphomannomutase/phosphoglucomutase → MGRIFGIIAAISALMIMLVGAGTYWFSAADAKSAKRDAADSIINNLATSVSLQIDMLQKSVDGLARSPEVIAALSTANPEIIKATAAKLQTTIPHNLRLRLLLPNVNDLDETEMPHMGFGDLEMVRATLTSSPKPVIQGEADDRHLAITSVVLNGQQVVGVVLASVDPDFPTQILAKTQLVNGFVELKQDQLVLGTIGDPAVKSDDPVSIPVSNTRWKIDTWTQVNASLGDITILSVIIAIPALLACLAFFMGYRKLTEFFRQDQSSILKAAKDMIQGKHVGNYPMQLEEMQPIIAAMTQFKRVISQDGDISTGRDKDAEKDDFFEESFDLDFLEDTAPVTPQPLVSESPLATAKPMAPASDEAEDDWLEQTDPEPAFESQAPESWDMDTANTASLPVFDVPPSPPAITSPSLAVSSPNIFHDYVISGIVGQGLDAELFGNIGRAFASEAKQLNVKTIVVGRDGRNASKALADALIQGIVSTGCDVLDIGLVPTPVLCFVSHHSEGRTGVMVTGSDLPADYSGLKLVLHGEPVAKEQIQRVKTRIDTHDFSLDQPGAVEQNTLFSNEYIGIISEDVHIVRPMTVVVDCANGATSQFGPMLLKTIGCDVVELNCDIDGAFANHAAAPTNPGNLEALIKAVKLNNADVGIAFDGDGDRLGLVDSSGNLIWADRQLMLFARDVLTSKPGAEIIFDAASSKHLPDQIKKRGGYPVPWKSGRTPLQMRLRETGAALAGDVSGHFLFNDRWFGFPDALYAAVRMIEILSADMRASREIFADLPGGLATPEFRLSMPAGESIRFIEQLFSQAQFTNADIDNTDGLRANFPDGWGLVRAAKTLPGLELRFEADGAEAMKRIQTEFKTLMLAIKPDISLPF, encoded by the coding sequence ATGGGACGTATTTTCGGCATCATCGCAGCGATATCGGCATTGATGATCATGCTGGTAGGCGCCGGCACCTACTGGTTTTCCGCGGCGGATGCCAAAAGCGCCAAACGCGACGCCGCCGACTCGATCATCAATAACCTGGCAACCAGCGTCTCCCTGCAAATCGACATGCTGCAAAAAAGCGTCGACGGCCTGGCCCGGTCGCCCGAGGTGATTGCGGCCTTGAGCACGGCCAATCCAGAAATCATCAAGGCCACGGCGGCAAAACTGCAAACAACTATCCCGCATAACCTCAGATTGCGCCTGCTGTTGCCCAACGTCAATGATCTCGATGAAACCGAGATGCCGCACATGGGTTTTGGCGACCTGGAAATGGTCCGCGCGACGTTGACGAGCAGCCCAAAACCTGTGATTCAAGGCGAAGCCGATGATCGTCATCTGGCGATCACCAGCGTCGTTCTGAATGGCCAGCAAGTGGTGGGCGTGGTCTTGGCCAGCGTCGACCCCGACTTTCCCACACAAATTTTGGCTAAAACCCAATTAGTCAATGGCTTTGTCGAGCTGAAACAGGACCAACTGGTTCTGGGCACAATCGGCGACCCCGCCGTCAAAAGCGATGATCCCGTTTCCATTCCTGTCTCGAATACACGCTGGAAAATCGATACCTGGACTCAAGTGAACGCCAGTCTGGGTGACATTACGATCCTTAGCGTCATCATCGCCATTCCGGCCTTGCTGGCCTGCCTGGCATTTTTCATGGGCTACCGCAAACTGACCGAATTTTTTCGCCAAGACCAAAGTAGCATACTGAAAGCCGCCAAGGACATGATCCAAGGCAAGCATGTCGGCAACTACCCGATGCAACTGGAAGAAATGCAGCCCATCATCGCCGCGATGACGCAGTTCAAACGGGTGATTAGCCAGGACGGCGACATCTCGACCGGCAGGGACAAGGACGCGGAAAAAGACGACTTTTTCGAGGAATCGTTTGACCTGGATTTTCTCGAGGATACTGCCCCCGTTACCCCCCAACCGCTCGTAAGTGAATCTCCCCTCGCCACGGCTAAACCAATGGCTCCCGCCTCCGACGAGGCCGAGGATGACTGGCTGGAACAGACTGACCCCGAGCCGGCCTTCGAATCGCAAGCACCGGAAAGCTGGGATATGGATACTGCTAATACGGCCAGCTTGCCCGTCTTCGATGTCCCCCCATCGCCCCCCGCGATAACCTCGCCCTCGTTAGCAGTCTCGAGTCCGAACATTTTTCATGACTACGTCATCAGCGGTATCGTTGGCCAAGGCTTGGATGCCGAACTGTTCGGCAATATCGGCCGGGCATTCGCCAGCGAAGCCAAGCAACTGAACGTCAAAACCATCGTGGTGGGCCGTGACGGCCGCAACGCCAGCAAAGCCCTGGCGGACGCATTGATTCAAGGCATCGTTTCCACCGGTTGCGATGTACTGGACATTGGCCTGGTTCCGACCCCGGTGCTCTGTTTCGTCAGCCACCACAGCGAAGGCCGCACGGGCGTCATGGTTACCGGCAGCGACTTGCCCGCGGACTATAGCGGCTTGAAGTTGGTGCTGCACGGCGAACCGGTCGCCAAGGAGCAAATCCAGCGCGTGAAAACCCGTATCGACACCCACGATTTCAGCCTGGATCAACCAGGGGCTGTCGAACAAAATACCCTGTTCAGCAATGAATACATCGGCATCATTTCCGAGGATGTGCATATCGTCAGACCAATGACGGTCGTGGTCGATTGCGCGAACGGCGCCACCAGCCAGTTCGGCCCGATGTTGTTGAAAACCATAGGCTGCGATGTCGTGGAACTGAATTGCGACATCGATGGCGCATTCGCCAACCATGCCGCAGCCCCCACTAACCCTGGCAATCTTGAAGCGCTGATCAAGGCCGTCAAACTCAACAACGCCGATGTCGGCATCGCCTTTGACGGCGACGGCGACAGACTGGGCTTGGTCGATTCCAGCGGCAACCTCATCTGGGCCGATCGCCAGCTGATGTTGTTTGCGCGTGACGTTTTGACTTCCAAACCCGGCGCCGAAATCATTTTCGATGCGGCCAGCTCCAAACATTTGCCGGATCAAATCAAGAAACGCGGCGGTTACCCTGTGCCCTGGAAAAGCGGCCGCACGCCTTTACAGATGCGTCTGCGGGAAACCGGTGCCGCGCTGGCCGGCGACGTCAGCGGCCACTTTTTGTTCAACGACCGCTGGTTTGGTTTTCCAGACGCGTTATACGCCGCGGTGCGGATGATAGAAATTCTGTCCGCCGACATGCGCGCCAGCCGCGAAATCTTCGCCGATCTGCCCGGCGGCCTCGCCACGCCGGAATTCCGCCTATCGATGCCGGCCGGGGAAAGCATCCGCTTCATCGAACAACTGTTCAGCCAGGCTCAATTCACGAATGCCGACATCGATAATACCGACGGCTTGCGCGCAAACTTCCCGGATGGCTGGGGCCTGGTCAGGGCCGCCAAGACCTTGCCGGGATTGGAGCTACGCTTCGAAGCCGATGGCGCCGAAGCCATGAAACGCATTCAGACCGAATTCAAGACCTTGATGCTCGCGATCAAACCCGATATCTCTCTGCCTTTTTAA
- the argB gene encoding acetylglutamate kinase, with amino-acid sequence MKEKTAHQIAHVLTEALPYIQKFKGKTVVIKYGGNAMIDDKLKHGFARDIVLMKLVGINPIVVHGGGPQIGDLLKRLGKTSEFIDGMRVTDAETMDVVEMVLGGLVNKEIVNLINQHGGKAVGLTGKDGNFIHARKISITKAGANLADAPEIIDLGHVGEVSSIDPSVVEMLGSSDFIPVIAPIGVGKDGHSYNINADLVAGKVAEVLKAEKLMLLTNIPGILDKEGNLLTGLTLTDIDNLIADGTISGGMIPKTRCATDALKGGVTSVHIIDGRIEHSVLLELFTDQGIGTLLLRR; translated from the coding sequence ATGAAAGAAAAAACCGCTCACCAGATTGCCCATGTTTTGACCGAAGCCCTGCCCTATATTCAAAAATTCAAGGGCAAGACCGTCGTGATCAAATACGGCGGTAACGCGATGATAGACGACAAACTCAAGCACGGTTTCGCCCGCGACATCGTGCTAATGAAGCTGGTTGGCATCAATCCCATCGTCGTGCACGGCGGCGGCCCGCAAATCGGCGATTTACTGAAAAGACTGGGCAAAACCTCGGAGTTCATCGACGGCATGCGCGTGACGGATGCCGAAACTATGGATGTGGTGGAAATGGTGTTGGGCGGCTTGGTCAACAAGGAAATCGTCAACCTGATCAATCAACACGGCGGCAAGGCCGTCGGCTTGACCGGCAAGGACGGCAATTTCATCCATGCCCGCAAGATCAGCATTACCAAGGCCGGCGCCAATCTGGCCGATGCGCCGGAAATCATCGATTTGGGCCATGTCGGCGAAGTCAGCAGCATCGATCCGTCGGTGGTGGAAATGCTCGGCAGCAGCGATTTCATTCCGGTGATCGCACCGATAGGCGTCGGCAAGGATGGCCATTCCTACAACATCAATGCCGATCTGGTAGCGGGTAAAGTTGCGGAAGTCTTGAAAGCGGAAAAATTGATGCTGTTGACCAATATCCCCGGCATTCTGGACAAGGAAGGAAATTTGTTGACCGGACTGACCCTGACCGACATCGACAATTTGATAGCCGACGGCACGATCTCGGGCGGCATGATTCCGAAGACCCGCTGCGCCACCGACGCGTTGAAAGGCGGCGTCACCAGCGTCCATATCATCGACGGACGCATCGAGCATTCGGTCTTATTGGAACTGTTTACCGATCAGGGTATCGGTACCTTATTGCTCAGACGATAA